Part of the Sphingobacterium sp. LZ7M1 genome, CAGTTGTCCGTACTTCCCCAGATCATGGAACCGGATATGACATCGCTGGAAAAAATATGGCCTCACATGCATCTTTCTTAGAAGCGATTTTTGAAGCAGTTCATATTGTAAATAGACGTAGAGAACAAGAGGTTCTGACTGAAAATCCATTAGCTTTCCGTAGACTGTCGAAAGATCGTGACTAAGTAAAGGCTGGATTTTATAAAGGCTGACACCTGTTGTCTATAAATTTCATTACTTTTGCACTTTGTTGCTATGAGTGAGAATTTAAGTCATCCCATTTTTTCCATAATAAGAGAATTAGCCCATCAGGAGGGAGTTTCCTGTTTTGTTATCGGAGGCTATGTCCGTGATAGAATCATGGGTCGTCCATTCAAGGATGATATCGATATCCTTGTTTTGGGAAGCGGGATTGATTTCGCGAATAAACTAGGAGAAAAACTACATACGAAAGTTGCTGTCTATAAATCATTTGGAACAGCAATGTTGGTCTATGAAGGCCTTCAGGTTGAGTTTGTTGGTGCAAGAAAGGAATCTTACCGAAAAGATTCCAGAAAGCCTATCGTAGAGGACGGTACCCTGGAGGATGACCAAAATCGACGTGACTTTACCATCAACGCCATGGCTTTTTCGCTTAATGAAGCGAATTATGGCGAACTCATCGATCCCTTCCAAGGACTGAGCGATATCCAAAACAGATTGATAAAAACACCATTGTCTCCGGACATCACCTTTTCAGATGATCCATTGAGAATGATGCGTGCCATCCGTTTTGCTACCCAGTTAAACTTTAGGATCGACTCAACTGCCCTGAATGCCATCAGTGAAAACGCTGACCGTATCCAGATTATCTCCAAAGAACGGATCACTGACGAACTCAATAAAATTATCCTTGCTGAAAAACCTTCTATCGGTTTCAAGTATTTATTTGATACGGGCCTTCTGGAAAGGATATTTCCTGCCATGTATCAATTGTACGGTGTGGAATATGTGGATGGTAAAGGGCATAAGGACAATTTCTACCATACCTTGGAAGTATTGGACAATGTGGCGGAAATGTCCAATGATCTTTGGCTTCGTTGGGCAGCGATCATGCACGATATTGCCAAACCTGCAACCAAGCGCTTTGATAAAAAAGTAGGATGGACCTTCCATGGCCACGAGGACCGTGGGGCGAAGATGGTACCCAAATTGTTTGCAGACCTGAAGCTTCCTTTGAATGAAAAGATGAAGTTTGTGCAGAAATTGGTGATGCTTCACCTCAGACCGATTGTCTTGGCCAAGGATATCGTGACAGATTCGGCGGTTCGCCGCCTGTTGTTTGAGGCTGCTGATGATATCGACGACCTGATGTTGTTGTGCCATGCGGATGTCACCACCAAAAATGAATATAAAAAGAGGAAGTACAGGGACAATTTTGAGCTCGTAAAACAGAAACTGAAAGATGTCGAAGAACGGGACCACCTGAGAAACTGGCAACCTCCTGTGGATGGTGATGATATCATGAAAACCTTTGGTATCGGACCTGGAAAACATGTCGGAATTATCAAGAAGGCTATACGTGAGGCGATTTTGGAAGGTGAAATTCCAAATTCAAGGCAAGAAGCGCTATCATTGATGATAGAAAAAGGGAAAACATTGGGCCTAACCAAAGTTTGAACGGATTGATTTTTTAAAAAAATATGTAATTTTAAAGCTTGAAATAGAGCTTGTCCAAATTAATACATTTTACGAATATGGCGATATATAGATTTAGAGTAACTTTTGAAGACTACGAAGATGTTTACAGAGAGATTGACATGCCTTCAAAAAGTACTTTCTTAGATTTACACACACAGATTCAAAAAAGTACTGGCTACGACCAAGAGCGTTCCTCTTCGTTCTATGTGAGCAATGACCAATGGAAAAAAGGTACGGAGATTGCTTTCTTGCCGAACGATAGAAAGAAAGCTGCTGGCGTTTTGATCGTGGAAGATGTTCGTTTGAGTAAATTTATTGATGATCCGCATCAAAAGTTTTACTACACCTATAACTTTGACCGCCCGTATGATTTCCATGTGGAATTGATCAAGATCTTGAAAGAAGAGGAGGGAAAAGAATATCCTGCCCTTTTCAAGAAAGTCGGTGAAGCACCAAGAAACTTGACTGCAGCAAACTTCCCTGTTACGGCTGATGATGAAGATGATGACGATTTTGTGTCAGAAGATGCAGAGGAATATGGTGTAGATGAGGAGGATGATTATGATATGTTTGATGATGAGGAAGGCGAAGAGTCTGAAGGTGAATCAAACAAGTCTAATGAAGACGAATATTAAGATTATTCGACGATAAGATTTTAAATAGATGATAGAGCTTCTATCATCTATTTTTTTTATTCTGTAAATAAGTAAAAAGGATGTCCACTGAATTGAATAGGCAAAAAACATTGATCGTAGTCGTTGGACCTACCGCTGTAGGAAAAACTGCTCTGGCAATCCAATTGGCCAATCATTTTAAAACATCCATAATTTCTGCCGACTCCAGGCAGTTTTACCATGAAATGAGCATAGGGACGGCAAAGCCCAGTGCTGAGGAGTTAGCCCAAGCATCCCATTATTTTATTAATTCCCATTCCATTGCTGAGGAGTATACGGCCGGTGATTTTGAACGGGAAGCTTTAATTCGTTTGGCGGTCTTGTTCAAGAGCAGGGATGTGGTGATCGCGGTAGGTGGTTCTGGACTATTTGTGCGGGCACTGACGGAAGGCTTGGATGACCTTCCCAAAGCAGGAGATGATATCCGTGAAAGCTTGAATGAATGGTTTCGAAGGGATGGCCTGGAACCCTTGAAAGAGCGATTAAAAGAGATCGATCCTGCATATTATGAAAAAGCGGACATTGACAATCCACAACGTGTCATCCGTGCCATTGAGGTTTTTGAGGCATCTGGGAAACCAATCTCTTATTTTATGACCAATCAGAAGGCTGAAAGACCTTTTCAGGTTATCACGATTGGCTTAAATACAGATAGGGAATGGCTCTATGATCGTATTAATCAAAGGGTAGACCTGATGATGGAGGCGGGATTGTTGGAGGAAGTGAAATCCTTATTGCCTTTCAGGAATAAACCTGCTCTGCTGACCGTAGGCTATGCTGAAATCTTTGATTATCTGGATGGAAACATCAGTTTGGAAGATGCAGTTTCGCAGATTAAGCAGAATTCCAGAAGGTATGCCAAGAGGCAGATTACCTGGTTTAAGAAATATGGTAATACTGTTTGGTTTGAGCCTCAGGCTAGGGAAGAGGTCATCTCCTATCTTGAGCAAAGGTTAAAGCAAGAAGGATAATTATTCCCATAAAAAAACTTAAAAAAATAAAAATAGCCCAGAGAGGGCTATTTTCAAATATAGTTTATGCTTATTAGTTATAGGTGAATTAGTCATTCGGTAAGTATTCATTGATATACCTGATGTCATCTTCATTCAGTCCATCTTCCGAATCGGTGATGGTCCAAAGAATATCCTGAAGTTTGCCCACTAAAGCATTATAACTTTGATCCACCTTATTGTCCTTGTAATATTGTTCAATATTGATTTTCTTGTTCTTTAGTCTATTGATCAGATCATGAAGGCTTGAGGAGTTGGAAATAACAGCTAAGTCATATTTTTCATATTCTGAAGAAGCTGATTTTTTTTCATTTCCACAGTACATATGTAAATCCAGATAAATAATCTTGTTTGCAGGGATATCGATGCTCACTTTTTTCAAAAGCACACCATTTTGATAGTCTCCAGATCTGGATTTGATAATCAGACCGGCTGGTAGTTCCAGTTTTTTAGTAGTTGAGGTGCTGTTTTTCAATTTGATTCCCAATCTGACGAAATAACCGCTTCCGCGTGAGAAATCAGGAGAAAGATCTGCAGGGACTTCCGCTTTTAAGTCGGATGATCTCCTTGCTACCATCGCTTTTTTAGACCTAGCTCTGGCTGTCGTATTTATATCGCCTTCGTATCCAGTGATCTCTCCTTGCAGTTCGATGCCTTCAGGTAGGCTATATTTTTGGCCAGTAGGCTCGCCATCGGTATTCCCAAGTCCTGGTATCTTACCGGGTTTGTCCTCTACAATTTCTATGTCATTGTCTTTGTCGTCCTTGCTGCAGGAGCTTACTGCGAAAGCTAATACTAAGGATAATAATACGACAATTGGCATGCTGATTTTCTTTTTCATGTTTTTTACAGGATTGATTTTATGTGATGTTTCAAAGGTATTGCTTAATGAAAAAAGGGTAAATACCTGTATTCGGGTAATTCTACTTACTGACTTTGTTACGAAAACCATTTCGCTATTCATGCAATCGATTGATAGCTTGGGGGCTATATGAATTCAGTATATTAGATTCATATAAATCTAAAACGTGAATTGATCTATACCAATGAACAGAATACTAAAACCGATATTCCTTGCAGCATTAGCCCTGACTTTTAGTCAATACGCCTATGCTCAATGGACAGGACCAAAGGTTAAACCCACAGCACATACCGAAGTGAAATATGGGTCCCTGACGCCTGAGCACCGTACGGATGCCGATATGGAAGCCTTCCGGAACTATGGGCTTGGCCAATTTATCCATTGGGGTTTATATGCCATTCCTGGGAATGAATGGGAAGGGGTGAGCGCCAGAAAAGGTGCTGCTGCCTCGGAATGGATCAGGACCTGGTCGGGTCCAACTGCGCCTAAGAATTGGAAAGAAACCTATGATAACCTATATAAAAAGTTTGATCCCAAGGACTTTGATGCCAAGAAATGGGCCAAGCAAGCTAAGGATATGGGTGCAAAATACATGATCTTTACCACTAAGCACCACGATGGTTTTGCTTTGTGGCCAACCAAATATTCAGGGTACAATATCACCAAATCACCTTATAAGAAGGATATCGTAAAGGAAGTCGTAGATGCCTATACGGCTGAAGGAATCGATGTATATCTTTATTTCTCCATTCTGGAATGGAACAATCCTGATTATCTTTCCAAGGAACCCA contains:
- a CDS encoding CCA tRNA nucleotidyltransferase, translating into MSENLSHPIFSIIRELAHQEGVSCFVIGGYVRDRIMGRPFKDDIDILVLGSGIDFANKLGEKLHTKVAVYKSFGTAMLVYEGLQVEFVGARKESYRKDSRKPIVEDGTLEDDQNRRDFTINAMAFSLNEANYGELIDPFQGLSDIQNRLIKTPLSPDITFSDDPLRMMRAIRFATQLNFRIDSTALNAISENADRIQIISKERITDELNKIILAEKPSIGFKYLFDTGLLERIFPAMYQLYGVEYVDGKGHKDNFYHTLEVLDNVAEMSNDLWLRWAAIMHDIAKPATKRFDKKVGWTFHGHEDRGAKMVPKLFADLKLPLNEKMKFVQKLVMLHLRPIVLAKDIVTDSAVRRLLFEAADDIDDLMLLCHADVTTKNEYKKRKYRDNFELVKQKLKDVEERDHLRNWQPPVDGDDIMKTFGIGPGKHVGIIKKAIREAILEGEIPNSRQEALSLMIEKGKTLGLTKV
- a CDS encoding plasmid pRiA4b ORF-3 family protein, whose translation is MAIYRFRVTFEDYEDVYREIDMPSKSTFLDLHTQIQKSTGYDQERSSSFYVSNDQWKKGTEIAFLPNDRKKAAGVLIVEDVRLSKFIDDPHQKFYYTYNFDRPYDFHVELIKILKEEEGKEYPALFKKVGEAPRNLTAANFPVTADDEDDDDFVSEDAEEYGVDEEDDYDMFDDEEGEESEGESNKSNEDEY
- the miaA gene encoding tRNA (adenosine(37)-N6)-dimethylallyltransferase MiaA, with the protein product MSTELNRQKTLIVVVGPTAVGKTALAIQLANHFKTSIISADSRQFYHEMSIGTAKPSAEELAQASHYFINSHSIAEEYTAGDFEREALIRLAVLFKSRDVVIAVGGSGLFVRALTEGLDDLPKAGDDIRESLNEWFRRDGLEPLKERLKEIDPAYYEKADIDNPQRVIRAIEVFEASGKPISYFMTNQKAERPFQVITIGLNTDREWLYDRINQRVDLMMEAGLLEEVKSLLPFRNKPALLTVGYAEIFDYLDGNISLEDAVSQIKQNSRRYAKRQITWFKKYGNTVWFEPQAREEVISYLEQRLKQEG